A window of the Bacillus sp. A301a_S52 genome harbors these coding sequences:
- a CDS encoding RNA methyltransferase, with the protein MEIIESVQNSKIKTWKKLHSKKERDNTGLFIIEGIHLIEEALKSNLVIESLIIEEHKHMPVEWNVKELPTVTVSERVMREISETETPQGFAAVCQQPGNENLLLEEGKYLFVDAVQDPGNLGAMIRTADAAGISGIILGPGTADPYNGKVIRSTQGSLFHIPVQKMDLEEAIELCHDNHIPVFGTSLHGSTYSAIAPQANFALIVGNEGSGVNKKLLERTSQNLYIPIFGEAESLNVAIATGILLYHLRGD; encoded by the coding sequence ATGGAAATCATTGAATCCGTGCAAAATTCTAAAATAAAGACATGGAAAAAACTTCATAGCAAAAAAGAACGAGATAATACAGGTCTTTTTATCATTGAAGGTATCCATCTCATTGAAGAAGCTTTAAAATCCAATTTGGTTATTGAAAGTTTAATAATTGAAGAACATAAACATATGCCTGTAGAGTGGAATGTAAAAGAATTACCAACGGTTACTGTGTCAGAGAGAGTCATGAGGGAAATATCTGAAACAGAGACACCTCAAGGTTTTGCAGCAGTTTGCCAACAGCCTGGAAATGAAAACCTTTTGTTAGAGGAAGGGAAATATTTATTTGTGGATGCTGTTCAAGATCCGGGTAATTTAGGAGCAATGATTCGTACCGCTGATGCTGCAGGCATATCAGGTATCATTCTTGGCCCTGGCACAGCCGATCCTTATAATGGGAAAGTTATTCGTTCAACACAAGGCTCGTTATTTCATATACCCGTGCAAAAAATGGATCTCGAAGAAGCCATTGAGCTATGTCATGACAATCACATACCTGTGTTTGGTACGAGTCTGCATGGAAGTACCTATTCAGCGATTGCTCCACAAGCGAATTTTGCGCTGATTGTTGGAAATGAAGGTAGCGGTGTGAACAAGAAATTGCTTGAAAGAACAAGCCAAAATCTATACATCCCGATTTTTGGAGAAGCAGAGTCTTTAAATGTTGCTATCGCTACCGGTATCTTGCTATATCACCTAAGAGGTGATTGA